One segment of Coffea arabica cultivar ET-39 chromosome 7c, Coffea Arabica ET-39 HiFi, whole genome shotgun sequence DNA contains the following:
- the LOC113698089 gene encoding alcohol dehydrogenase-like 2 isoform X1, with amino-acid sequence MEVKFQAWDTAGKPIRCKAAMARKAGEPLVMEEVEVAPPKAWEVRIKILCTSLCHSDVTFWKTPAGPASFFPRIFGHEAAGVVESVGENVEEVKGGDLVLPIFQRNCGECRDCKSEKGNACSKFPVQFYEGMPRDGTSRFTDMNGEIVHHFFGVSSFAEYTVVDISQVVKMSLEIPIDKACLLSCGVTTGVGAACKFARVEEGSVVAIFGLGAVGLAVAEGARLCKASRIIGVDLNPEKFEIGKKFGITDFVNPTSCGEKSVSQVIQEMTDGGADYCFECIGLASLMADAFNSSRQGGGKTVVLGVEMHGSPLSINAYEILRGRTVMGCLFGGLKPKSDISSFAKMYLDHELNLDGFITHEVSFKDINQAFDLLLQGKSLRCIIWMDNISNGK; translated from the exons ATGGAGGTCAAATTCCAAGCATGGGATACTGCAGGGAAGCCTATAAGATGCAAAG CTGCAATGGCAAGAAAAGCTGGTGAGCCCCTTGTGATGGAAGAAGTTGAAGTAGCTCCTCCTAAGGCTTGGGAGGTTCGAATCAAGATTCTTTGCACATCCCTTTGCCACAGTGATGTAACCTTTTGGAAAACTCCTGCC GGTCCTgcttcattttttccaagaattTTCGGTCATGAAGCAGCAGG TGTTGTGGAGAGTGTAGGGGAGAATGTGGAGGAAGTAAAAGGAGGTGACTTGGTTCTACCAATATTTCAGAGGAACTGTGGTGAATGCAGAGATTGCAAGTCTGAAAAGGGCAATGCTTGTTCAAAATTTCCAGTGCAATTCTATGAAGGGATGCCAAGGGATGGAACCAGTAGGTTTACTGATATGAATGGAGAAATTGTTCATCATTTTTTTGGAGTTTCCAGCTTTGCTGAGTATACAGTGGTAGACATCAGCCAAGTTGTGAAAATGAGCCTGGAGATTCCCATAGATAAGGCCTGCCTACTTAGCTGTGGGGTTACAACCG GAGTGGGCGCAGCATGTAAATTTGCACGAGTGGAAGAGGGTTCTGTAGTAGCAATTTTTGGACTTGGAGCTGTAGGACTTGCG GTTGCAGAAGGAGCAAGACTATGCAAAGCTTCTAGAATAATAGGAGTCGACTTGAACCCAGAAAAATTCGAAATTG GGAAAAAATTTGGAATCACTGATTTTGTTAATCCGACCTCTTGTGGAGAAAAATCAGTTAGCCAG GTAATTCAGGAGATGACGGATGGAGGAGCAGATTACTGTTTCGAGTGCATTGGATTAGCATCCCTAATGGCTGATGCTTTCAATAGTTCCCGGCAG GGTGGTGGGAAGACGGTGGTACTCGGGGTGGAGATGCACGGCTCGCCACTAAGCATCAATGCTTATGAGATCCTCAGAGGAAGAACTGTCATGGGATGCCTTTTTGGAGGGCTGAAACCAAAATCAGACATTTCAAGCTTTGCCAAGATGTATCTAGACCAT GAACTTAATTTGGATGGCTTTATAACACATGAAGTCAGCTTCAAAGACATCAACCAGGCATTTGATCTACTCCTTCAGGGGAAAAGCCTCCGTTGCATCATCTGGATGGACAACATAAGTAATGGAAAATGA
- the LOC113698089 gene encoding alcohol dehydrogenase-like 1 isoform X2, with the protein MARKAGEPLVMEEVEVAPPKAWEVRIKILCTSLCHSDVTFWKTPAGPASFFPRIFGHEAAGVVESVGENVEEVKGGDLVLPIFQRNCGECRDCKSEKGNACSKFPVQFYEGMPRDGTSRFTDMNGEIVHHFFGVSSFAEYTVVDISQVVKMSLEIPIDKACLLSCGVTTGVGAACKFARVEEGSVVAIFGLGAVGLAVAEGARLCKASRIIGVDLNPEKFEIGKKFGITDFVNPTSCGEKSVSQVIQEMTDGGADYCFECIGLASLMADAFNSSRQGGGKTVVLGVEMHGSPLSINAYEILRGRTVMGCLFGGLKPKSDISSFAKMYLDHELNLDGFITHEVSFKDINQAFDLLLQGKSLRCIIWMDNISNGK; encoded by the exons ATGGCAAGAAAAGCTGGTGAGCCCCTTGTGATGGAAGAAGTTGAAGTAGCTCCTCCTAAGGCTTGGGAGGTTCGAATCAAGATTCTTTGCACATCCCTTTGCCACAGTGATGTAACCTTTTGGAAAACTCCTGCC GGTCCTgcttcattttttccaagaattTTCGGTCATGAAGCAGCAGG TGTTGTGGAGAGTGTAGGGGAGAATGTGGAGGAAGTAAAAGGAGGTGACTTGGTTCTACCAATATTTCAGAGGAACTGTGGTGAATGCAGAGATTGCAAGTCTGAAAAGGGCAATGCTTGTTCAAAATTTCCAGTGCAATTCTATGAAGGGATGCCAAGGGATGGAACCAGTAGGTTTACTGATATGAATGGAGAAATTGTTCATCATTTTTTTGGAGTTTCCAGCTTTGCTGAGTATACAGTGGTAGACATCAGCCAAGTTGTGAAAATGAGCCTGGAGATTCCCATAGATAAGGCCTGCCTACTTAGCTGTGGGGTTACAACCG GAGTGGGCGCAGCATGTAAATTTGCACGAGTGGAAGAGGGTTCTGTAGTAGCAATTTTTGGACTTGGAGCTGTAGGACTTGCG GTTGCAGAAGGAGCAAGACTATGCAAAGCTTCTAGAATAATAGGAGTCGACTTGAACCCAGAAAAATTCGAAATTG GGAAAAAATTTGGAATCACTGATTTTGTTAATCCGACCTCTTGTGGAGAAAAATCAGTTAGCCAG GTAATTCAGGAGATGACGGATGGAGGAGCAGATTACTGTTTCGAGTGCATTGGATTAGCATCCCTAATGGCTGATGCTTTCAATAGTTCCCGGCAG GGTGGTGGGAAGACGGTGGTACTCGGGGTGGAGATGCACGGCTCGCCACTAAGCATCAATGCTTATGAGATCCTCAGAGGAAGAACTGTCATGGGATGCCTTTTTGGAGGGCTGAAACCAAAATCAGACATTTCAAGCTTTGCCAAGATGTATCTAGACCAT GAACTTAATTTGGATGGCTTTATAACACATGAAGTCAGCTTCAAAGACATCAACCAGGCATTTGATCTACTCCTTCAGGGGAAAAGCCTCCGTTGCATCATCTGGATGGACAACATAAGTAATGGAAAATGA